The genomic region TATAGCACGGTCGTCAATAAACAAATCAGCCATGGGTTTGCCAAACGTCCATATTTTGTCATACGGAATATCATATTTGGCCATGTATTCTTTTATCTGTTGTTCTTGGTATTTCTCATCCTTACCGTCGCCACTTTTCTTAAATATCTTATTGGTACGGGTAGTAAAAATGTAAATATAATGGCCGTTTTCTTTCAGCTTCTTCAACGCTTCTGAAGCACCTGGCACCGGAGGGTCGTACAACTCGCCGTCTTGGTAGCCTTTGCTGTATCCGTGTATTACACCGTCAAAATCAATCGCTATTTTCATGTCAGTTTTTAAGTTTTCTGTTTACAGTTTCAAGTTGTATGCCTTATTTGGTGCCGGTCATTTCTATCAGTTTGTCAATAGCCATTTTAGCGTTGGCGCGCACTTGTTTTATGCTCACCTCCATCATATAGCACGGTGCCGAAATAAGTTTATTTTCCTCATCTACCAAAATTTCATTGATAGTTTTCATTTGTGGTTGAGCACCCATGGCCGCTAATCCTTCGCTGTCAGCTTTGATGTCGTAAGGAGACGGGTCTTTATCAGTACCCAATGTAAGTTTGGGATGAGTACCGCTACCCTCAAGAGCTTTTGCCAATACAACGGGCGATACGCATAAGGCTGCAATGGGCTTGCCTGCTTGCATCACACGTGCTAAAAAATCCTTAATTAATGGGTTAATAGGGCCTTCGGCGCCTTTAAATGCCCATTGGGTAAAGTTTTTTGCAGCACCAAAGCCGCCGGGCATCACCAAACCATCGATTTCATTGATGTCAAACCCTTCAATATCTTTTATATTTCCGCGAGCTATGCGTGCGGCTTCAATTAAAATATTGCGTGTTTCAGGCATTTCCTGCCCTGTAGTGTGGTTTATTACATGGTGCTGGTTGTAGTTGGGAGCAAGACATATCCATTCTGCTCCGGCTTCATCTATTGCTAAAAGACTTAATACTGCCTCGTGTATTTCTGAACCGTCGTAAACGCCGTTTCCTGAAAGAAGAACACCAATTTTCATGCGATGTTGTTTTGTTTTGAACTCAAGCCAAAGATAAGGGGCTTGTAGGTGAGTTGCAAACCCCATTTGTGATGCAGCAGTACAACTAACATACCGTATGGTTTTATTTATTATACTTGCTAAAAGTAAAAAAATTGAAATATATGTCAATTGCAATTAAACTAAACTTGATTAATCGGTCAAACGACCAAAACAACTCTGAAATCGTAATTTTCTCTAAAAACGTAGCTACTGATTTTGAAGAAACAGCCATTGCTTGGACAGTGATTCAATATTTAGGTCAGGGGGCTCACCACCCTTTTACCTATCCAATGGATAGCACTGCAAGTGCTGTTGACAGCTATGGTAATTATTTGCCGCAACTTATGGCCAATCCCGGTGAAGCTTTTCATGTTATAAGGGATACTTCGGGTGATGTTATTTCGGCAATGGGTTCGGGAACAAATCCGCAACAAATACAAATACGGAACGATTTGCCGCAAGGAGCAATTAATGCCTTAATTTACAAAGACGGTAAGTTATTTACTCAAAAAACGGGTATTGCTCCGGGACAAATGGCTGTTTTTGAATTTAAGCCAACAATTTGGATTGGTGTGGTTTCTGAAGTTGAGCAAGGTCAGGTGATGGATGCGGCAATAATTAGTACTGTTAATACTGAATTATCTTTGTTGGGTATAGCCTCTGCTGATATTGTAATGACTGGGGGTGGTCCGGGTATATCTGCTACTCCATTTTCATTTACTTTGGAGAATGTGGTGATGGCGTAATAATGGCTAGGTTTAAAAGGAATAATAGTCAATTTTCAATGAAAATATCTGACGAAGAATTAAATAAATTTTTTGAAAATTTTGATGTCAAACTCCAAAAATGTTTTGATGAAATTGAAGAATTGGCTTTAGTTGGAAACCGTATAAGAGATAAAATTATACCGTTTAAGGAGTCTAGCTTTGATATAGGAAGCCTTTACATTCCTTATTCAGCACTAAGAATCTTTTATTTAAGAAGGCAAGCAAATGAATATGACCGGGGTATTGAATTGTCAGTCCATTTTCAATATAACTCATTCAGTAATGAAGAAAATAAGGCCTATTTTACCAAATATACTAGTGATAAGCTATACTTATGGATTGATATATACCCCTGTCGGGATAATGATTTTACTAATTTTGAATGGGAACTTGGGGAGGGTGAGATAAAAACAATAGAATTCCCAAACCAACTAAATGGGGAGTTGGTAGAAGAAATCTGTCTTTATCTCTCTTTAAAGGCAAATATCATTGCTAAAACGCTTAATGATATTGTTCTTGAAGATGAAAGCAGGGTGAATTAAATCAACTAATCACCAAATCTTCAAATTCTAAAGCTCCTCCTTCAAAAATAAGCCTGTAAAGCTTTCTTTTACTTTTACTATTTGTTCGGGAGTTCCGGTGGCTACAATTTGTCCGCCACGGTGCCCGCCTTCGGGGCCAAGGTCAATAATGTGGTCGGCAACCTTTATTACATCCAAATTGTGTTCAATCACCAACACGGTATTGCCGCGCTCTACTAATTTGTTTAGCACATCAAGCAAGATGCGCACGTCTTCAAAATGGAGCCCTGTAGTCGGTTCATCTAAAATGTAGAAGGTATTGCCCGTGTCTTTTTTGCTAAGTTCGGTAGCCAGTTTCACGCGCTGCGCTTCACCGCCGCTAAGGGTGGTGCTGCTTTGTCCAAGGGTAACGTAGCCCAAGCCCACATCCTTCATGGTTTGTATTTTACGAAGAATGAAGGGAACACCTTCAAAAAACTCGCAGGCTTGCTCAATGCTCATGTCCAGCACATCGCTGATGGATTTACCACGGTAGCGCACTTCCAATGTCTCGCGGTTGTAGCGTCGGCCGTTGCATTCTTCGCACTGCACGTACACATCGGGAAGGAAGTTCATTTCAATCAAACGCATACCGCCGCCTTTGCAGGTTTCGCACCTGCCGCCTTTTACGTTAAAGCTGAACCGACCGGGTTTATAGCCGCGTATTTTGGCTTCGGGCAGTTGGGTAAACAGGTTGCGTATGTCTTGAAAAACGCCTACGTACGTTGCAGGGTTGCTACGCGGGGTACGCCCGATGGGGCTTTGGTCTATCTCAATCACCTTATCCAAATGCTCCAAGCCTTTAATGCTTTTGTAGGGCAATGGTTTTTGGTGCGAGCCGTAAAAATGTTGTTTTAATATGGGGTAAAGGGTTTCGGTAATCAGGCTGGATTTTCCGCCGCCCGAAACGCCCGTTACGCAAATAAATGTACCGAGGGGGAAATCAACGTCAATACCTTTCAGGTTGTTGCCTGTAGCACCTTTAAGCACCAGTTTATTACCGTTGCCTTTGCTGCGGGTTTTAGGGACTTCAATCGACCGCTCACCGCTGATGTATTGGGCGGTAACGCTGTTTTGCTTTTTAAACTCTTCGTAAGTGCCTTGTGCCACAATTTTGCCGCCGTGTATGCCCGCACCGGGACCTACGTCTAACACGTAATCAGCGTTGATAATCATGTCTTTATCATGCTCCACTACAATCACGCTGTTGCCAATATCGCGCAGGTTTTTCAGCGAGTTGATGAGCTTTACGTTGTCGCGTTGGTGCAAACCGATACTCGGTTCATCTAAAATGTATAATACGCCGGTTAATTGCGAGCCTATCTGCGTGGCCAAGCGGATGCGTTGGGCTTCGCCACCGCTGAGTATTTTGCTGGGACTGTTTAGGGTGAGGTAATCCAAACCCACGTCCAGCAAAAAGTCGATGCGGCTGCGTATTTCCTTTAAAATTTCGGTAGCAATAATGTTTTGGCGGTCGGTAAGGCGGGTTTCAATCCCGTTAAACCATTCTTTCAGTCCGCCGATGTTTAGCATGGCCAGCTCTGAAATGTTTTTCCCGTCGAGAATAAAGTGTAATGATTCTTTACGCAGCCTTGCTCCGTTGCAGGCAGGGCAGGTGCTTTCGGTCATAAACTCCTCAGCCCAGCGGTACAGCGCATCGTACGATTTTTCTTGATAATGACGGCTAAGCATGGGGATAATGCCTTCAAACGTGCTTTGGTACGTTTGTTTTGCTCCACTGCTAAACTCGTAAGGCACATCAAACTTTTCGTCGCTACCGTGCAGGATTATATTCAGGGCTTCTTGCGGTATTTTGTTGATGGAATCGGCAAGGCTGAATTTGTATTTTTTGGCTACTGCACGCAGTTGTTGAAACGTCCAGTTCTCCTTCAATTCGCCCAAGGGGGCTATGCCGCCGCGGTTGATGCTGACGGTAGGGTCGGGGATGATGAAGTTAATATCTACTTCGGTGATGGAGCCTAAGCCCTCGCAGGTGGGGCAGTATCCGTAGGGGCTGTTGAACGAGAAACTGTTGGGTTGCGGCTCGTCGTACGAGATGCCCGATGCAGGATCCATCAGGTATTTGCTAAAGTGGTAGTATTTTTCGTTCTCCACGTCAAACACCAGCACCAACCCTTTGCCGGCCTTCATGCCCGCTTGTAAACTTTGCGAGATGCGGAACGCCGATTTATCGTCGGGTTCAAGGCGGTCTATCACCACCTCAATGTCGTGTATTTTGTAGCGGTCAAGCTGCATTTTGGCGGCAATCTCCATAATCTCGCCGTCAACACGCACCTTGGTATAACCTTGCTTGCGCAGTTGCTCAAACAACTCGCGGTAATGCCCTTTTCTTCCCTTTACTATGGGAGCCAGCAACAGTATTTTTTGTCCGCGAAACTGCTCCAGTATGCGGTCTTTTATTTGGTCTTCGCTAAAGCGCACCATTTTCTCTCCCGTTTCGTAGCTATAGGCTTCGGCTACGCGGGCATACAACAGGCGCAAAAAGTCGTAAATTTCGGTAATAGTACCCACCGTACTGCGCGGGTTGCGGCTTACGGTTTTTTGCTCAATGGAGATAACGGGGCTAAGGCCGTTAATCTTGTCCACGTCGGGGCGTTCCATATCGCCGATGAACTGGCGGGCATACGCGCTAAAACTCTCCATGTAGCGGCGTTGTCCTTCGGCATAAATGGTATCAAAGGCCAGCGACGATTTGCCGCTGCCACTAAGGCCGGTAACCACCACCAACTGGTTGCGGGGTATGGTAACGTCTATATTCTTAAGGTTGTGCTCGCGGGCGCCTATCACCTCCAGCACACCTTCTTCTACAATGGGGTTTGCGGTGCTCATTTTAAATGAAACCGCAAAGGTAGGCAAAGTGTTTGAGGGTTGATTATATTGAGCAAAAAGCTTTCAAGAACTCTTTTTGCTTGATTGGCGTAAATATATATTTTGAATTATTGATGAATTTTTCTGGCATCACACAGTTTCTACTACAAAAAATAACTTCTTCTCCAATTTTGACTTTAGAAGCGAAGTAATTCATTGCTAAAAATTCCAGCCTTTGGTCATCGTATAAATTTTTGATAAATTGGCTATCATCATATGACAAAACCCATTTATAATTATTTTGATTTTTAATGAACTTCGCCAAGTTTTTATGATGCTCGTCGGAATATGCTAAACGATATAAGTCATTACCTTTTTTATAATAAGGAGGATCTAAGTAAATTAAAATTTTACTATTTTCTAAGGGTAGGTGAGCAAAATAATTTTCAAGAAATGAAATGGAATCTAAGTTGTATACTTCAATTTTATTTTTGTTAAGTCCAATCAGCTTTATTCGCTCAATAAGATCACTTTTATTGAATCGGGCATCCAATTTCCAATTTCCTGTTTGATTTTTTCCACCTATTGGGCCAGCTGTTAGAATCCCTGATCGATTGCACCTATTCAAAAAAAAGCAAGTGAACCCTTTTTCAATTGTTGAAAGTTCCTTTGGAATGCTGAGATTATATTTTAATCTATTATAAGTGTCAATTGTGATTTTAGTATCATGAATTAAAGAGATTAATTCATCAGTATTCTTACAAGCAGACAGCCAAAATGAACTGACAAATTCATCAAGATCGTTTAAAACAATTTTATCAACGATGTTACTAAAAAGTAATTTAAGTGCCGCGCCTGAACCCCCTGCATATGCCTCAACATAGGTCCCACCTTGTAATTCATTTGATCTTATGATTTCCGCTAGAAAGGTCGATAACTTTGCTTTTCCTCCCGGGTATCGTAATGGGCTATAAAAGGTGCTCATTGAATAATTTTTAATAAATACGGATGAAAGTTGTTGTATATATGTTTTAAATCATCAAAACTCGGCAAGCTTGCGTGGTTGTGAACAAACTCGTTTAAATCTTGGAAAAAACGCTGGTTACCACTTTTGGCCATAAAACTTTTGACATTATCAGAGATGTGTTGATCATTTATCAAATTTTTATCACATACACGCTTTAACATTGCACTCAAATTCGGCCAAGTTTTTTTATCAAGCGTTCTTACATTTAAATCTAAATCGGTTTCATTAATGGTCACCCCCATGGATATTAGGCTGTTATATAGAGCTTTTCTTTTGTTTTGTGCCTCTAATGTGAATGTTGATTTTAGTTCTGTACTCCATATTTTAATCTCATTGTTTTTTTGCAAAAAAACAAATGTAGGAATTTCAATCAAAGTACGTAATAGTAAAGCCGCCCCTATCACATGTTTTTTAGCATCTAAAGTTTTAAGCTCTTCGATAATTAGTTGTGTCTTTTTATGTAAGATACAATTTATTGGGTCATCGTCTTCGATTATATAGTTAGTAACAGGTTTCTTCTTTTTAGTATTAGCTTTTTTATCCTCTGTACTTGATGTAGTTAGGTTTTGGGTATCATTATTTACTAGTGGGGAATTTTGATTGTCATTATCGTTTGTGTTAAAGGTATCGCTTGAATTGTCTCGGCCACTTGTATTGTTGCTGCTTGAATCACCATTATCATTAGTGACATTATTGTCAACTTGGGAAGGATTATTTTTTGCTTCACTTTCTACGGGTAGCCAAAACTCCTCTTGTGGTATGTCAATCAATGCTCTTTTTTGAATTGGAGAATTAATAGATAGTTTAAATTTTGGAAATACCTTTTCGTACCATTCTTCAAGATTTCGAGAGTCAGCATCTTTATTAGTAATATCTTCGATAAGCTTGGCAAAAGTTAGCGCAAATTCGTTTGGAGCTATCTTTAAATATAAATCACCATTTACGTCTCTTTCAAGTCCATATAACAAGAGCCTTTCTTTGACTATTGTGTACCGATGAAGATTTGTAATTGAGAAGCCTTGCTTTCCTCCAGTTTTTTTAATTTTTTCTGCGAAATCAAGTGGCCAATTCTTTACTTTTAGTGCAGTAATATATAATTGGTCAATAGAGATGGCATCTTTAAATTTACTTTTACTTATGTTATACTTTTTCTGAATATCAGTCATTGAGAGTCCTGTTTTTTTCATGAATTTTATTGAAAAAACAGCTTGTTCTAAAGGAGTCCAACCTTTCTTTGTGTCCTGAATATGTTTATCTAATATTGCGGGCTCCGCTTCCTCTCTTGAAGGGGCTATAACAATTTCTAGTTGTTCGATTGGTTTTTTGTTTCCGATTTCTTTGGATGTTCGTCTTACGTTATCAATAATTTTTCCAGGAGCACAATTAGGGTCAAGTAATACACGTACGGCAGCAAGTCTTCTATTTCCTTCGATAATATAAACTTTTTTTTCTTTTTTATCAAAGTACCCAATCGGCTGTTCGTAAGGTATAAAACCTATTGCCTTTATTTGTTCAACTAAAGTCAAAACGTCATACTCTTCACATAATTGAGTAAGTATTTCATCTTGACTTTTATCCTGTTTATCTTCAGGAAATCTTGGGTTAAAAGGGTCGAAGTATAAATCAAAGGGGTTGTATAGTTTTTTCGGCCAACCTGAGTAATCAATCATAGCAAAATTAATATTTCGTGAATATAAATAATTAAAAAATGTTTTAGGAAAAAATATTAATAATAGATGTCAGAAGTCTTGTTTTCTTCTGTCTTTATAAATGGTCGTTGTTTCTCAAAGTCTGCAAAGAATTGATTTAGGGTGAGGAAAAAAATGGCTGCCGTTGTAAAACGCCCTTTTTCCTTTATGTGTAACCGTTTTTCGACCACTCCCAACCTCCCGATTGAAATCGGGACAGGCTCTCCTTTTCCACCCTCACAAGGCTATTCCAAGGAGGGGAGCGGCGCGCAGTCCATCACAAGCCGCACGATGATGCCAAAGCGGGAATATGTTGGGTTAGTGGGCTGATAAGTCCTGAGCTTGTCGAAGGGTGCGGTGGGTGTGGACACCTCTTTTACCCTCCCTTTTTTGTGTAAACATTATTTAGGACTTGACATTAAAGCAAGGCGACTGTTTGAACGTCGGGTTGGTGAGTAATCGGGTAGGGATCTTGTTCCTGCGACAGGTACATAGACCTGCCGCTATTGATAAAGTGCCCAACTTTCTATCAATAGCATCGGGATTTATTCCCGATGGTTAGGGAGTGGTATAAACAATAGATTCCCAATCAAGTTGGGAATGACGGGGCTGCAAAGTCGGCAAAGAGTACATTCAGAGTGAGGGATTTCCAATTAGTAGGTATCGCCGTTCTTTGAGCTTTTGCCTTGCTTTTGTGTGCAACCCTTGCGGCTGTCGTAACATAAATAACACGATAACTCGGTAACCGAATAACACCGTAACTGCAATAGTAAGACTGTCCCACTTTGTCCCACGTGTTTGGGACAGCTAACTTGTTGTATTTGTAGGGCTTGAGAGGGTGTTACACATGTCCCGGTTGTCCCACCTAAAATGATTAATGGGTTTCATTTTGGAAAGAACCGTTCAGGGAATGCGGCAATTTTCAGGGGGTGTTTTCACGTCACGGGGCACGTTGTAAACGGTTGCAAATTTGGGCCATTCAACGCTTACGTGCGGCTAACAGCCTGTTTACCTTTGTGTTGTTGTTTGGGTTATGCTAAAAACAAGTACTGTTTTTGGCTGATTCCGCAAGTAAAATAATAATACCGCCATCGATATAAATTAACTCAGGAAAGGGGTGGCGTATCAATAATATTGAACTTGTAATGGTAACAAACACAAAGTAACCCTATGAAAAACAGAGTAATACAATTGGTGTTGGCAGCGTTGGTTGTTTTTGCAGCTTCGTGCAGCAAAGCCGATGAAACTGTTGCGCCGGTTGAAACTTCTGCAAAAAATAGTTGGATTACCTATACCCACACGGTTGCCGCTGAGCACAGCCATATTCCTTACTCGGTTGAGTATATTGACCAAAAGGGAACTAAAAGGGTGGTGGATTTAACTGGTAATTTTACCCTTAGGGTACCTGTTATGAAGTTTGACTCAGCGGGAATAAGTTACATACGCACTTCCTTTACTTTTAAAACCAACGCCGCTGAGGGGCAGGATGCTCCGCTAATCAATTCGGCAGTAAAAATTAAAGGGGATAATGGTTTTGTAGTTGCTGAAACGTATCTGAGCAGCAACGGCTGCGGAAACAATCACCGCACGGTGAGCGAAACCCGTCCGTTATCAGTATTGCAGGTTAAGTTTTAATCTTTGCACAACGTTTCATCGGGCTATTTTCACATTTCACACAATCACTTAACAAACCGAGTCTTTTTTCAGATTAACTTTGTGTTGAATGATTAAAAGGCTGCTTTTTTTCTGCGTACTACTATCAGCAGGGTTTGCCTCGTTTGGCCAAAAAACCAAAGTGGGTTTGTGCCTAAGCGGGGGAGGTGCCAAGGGGCTTGCTCACATTGGCTTGCTAAAGGTAATTGATAGCGCAGGGATTAAGGTAGATTACATTACGGGCACCAGTATGGGGGCGGTTTTGGGTGGGATGTATGCCATTGGCTATAGCGGCAATGATATTGAGAAAATTGCCCGCGATGCTAATTGGCGGTTGCTGCTTAGCAACGATGTGCCCATGACGGATATTAATGTGGAGGAGAAGGAAGAGTTTGACCGTTATCTTGCTGAATTGCCTATGAAGGGGTTAAAGCCGGGCCTTCCCTTGGGGGCTATTGAGGGGCAGGAATTGAATAAAATGTTAGGCGATCTTACTTTCCCCGTTCACCACATTGCTGATTTTGATTCGTTGCCGGTTCCGTTCAGGTGTATTGGTGCTGATATTTTAACCGGTGAAGCCGTTGTGTTATCAAAAGGATATTTGCCCACTGCCATGCGTGCCAGTATGGCCATTCCCTCAGTGTTTACGCCTGTGAAATGGCAAAACCGTTTGTTGGTTGATGGTGGATTGGTGCGTAATTTTCCTGTTACTGATTTAAAAGAGATGGGTGCTGATATTGTTATTGGCGGGTACACAGGTGGTCGCTTGTTTACCGAAGAAGAACTCACCTCTCCTATAAAATTATTGTATCAGTCGGCCAGTTTTAACCGTGTGGCAGATAGCGAAATGCAAAAGGGCTTGTGTAATCTGCTTGCCGATTATGATAAACAATTGCAGGAGTATTCAGCCGCTTCGTTCTCAAAAATTGATTCGATAATTGATATTGGCTATCGTATTGCCCTGCAACTATTGCCTGAGTTGGAACGACTTGCTGATTCTTTAGAAATGACGGACAATGCTAATCACCAGCCTTTAAAACGCTACTACGGCCACGAGGTGTGTGTAAATCGTATTATACTTGACGGGGCTTGTGAAGAAAGCAGGGAATTAGTGCTGGGTAAAATGGGGCTGGCTGAAAATACAACTTACAGTGTTGCGCAAATAAATGATGCCATACAAATGGTATACGGTACCCGTTTTTTTGATAAGGTATATTATACGTTTGAAAACAATGTTTTTGGTAATGATTTAATAGTGCACATAAAAGAAAGCAGACGCGCGGCTATAAAGTTTGCTTTGCACTACGATAACGAGCAAGCCGCAGGCATAGTGCTTAATTTAACCGCTCGCAATGTATTGGGTAATGGCAGCCGTGCTTTGGCTACAATAGATATTTCTGAATACCCTAAACTAAGGGTTAATTACCAGAAATTTATTGATAGCCAGCAAAAACAATGGTTGCACGGTGGTTACCATTACGAGTTTATTCCCTACAGGTTGTATAATAAAGGCAGGCTGCAAGAAGAGCTTACCAATAGTTATAACAATATGTATGTTGGTGTTAATTATACCCTTACTAAAAGCAGCTATTTTGGAGCTGAAATAAACAACGAATGGAGTTTTACACGTACAAAAATATATCCCGAAGATAGGTCGACGCCCGATAGCGGTGATTTTAGGAGCTTAAACTCTAGAGAATGGGCGGTAGGTTTTAAATATTATTCAAATACATTAAACAAGTTTTTATTTCCTACTCGTGGAAATAGAGTAAAACTATTATTAAAAATAATACCCGGCCACACCAGCATTAATAATTATTATACACTTGATAGTGTCCATCCTACTCACAACTTTGATGTATCGTTACCCGTTTCACCTGCTGTTAGGTTTTCAGCATCAATTATAAATGTATCGAAAGTGAATAGACGGATGGCTTGGATAAACAACGTTTTTTTGGGGTTGGTGTATGATATTCGTATAAAAGGGCATAATAATGAGCCGTATTCGGCGGCGGCAGTGCCCGGTTTGTTTTTTGCGGGTGGTGTGCAATCCCGCCAGCGTGATAATTTGGTGCCTTTTTTGGGGTACAGGGAAACCGAACTTGTAGCTGCACAGTTACTGGTATGGCAGGGGGGATTGCAAACAGAGTTAATGGATAAGCTGTTTATTACTCCGGGGATATCGTTTTTAGCTG from Bacteroidota bacterium harbors:
- the uvrA gene encoding excinuclease ABC subunit UvrA — its product is MSTANPIVEEGVLEVIGAREHNLKNIDVTIPRNQLVVVTGLSGSGKSSLAFDTIYAEGQRRYMESFSAYARQFIGDMERPDVDKINGLSPVISIEQKTVSRNPRSTVGTITEIYDFLRLLYARVAEAYSYETGEKMVRFSEDQIKDRILEQFRGQKILLLAPIVKGRKGHYRELFEQLRKQGYTKVRVDGEIMEIAAKMQLDRYKIHDIEVVIDRLEPDDKSAFRISQSLQAGMKAGKGLVLVFDVENEKYYHFSKYLMDPASGISYDEPQPNSFSFNSPYGYCPTCEGLGSITEVDINFIIPDPTVSINRGGIAPLGELKENWTFQQLRAVAKKYKFSLADSINKIPQEALNIILHGSDEKFDVPYEFSSGAKQTYQSTFEGIIPMLSRHYQEKSYDALYRWAEEFMTESTCPACNGARLRKESLHFILDGKNISELAMLNIGGLKEWFNGIETRLTDRQNIIATEILKEIRSRIDFLLDVGLDYLTLNSPSKILSGGEAQRIRLATQIGSQLTGVLYILDEPSIGLHQRDNVKLINSLKNLRDIGNSVIVVEHDKDMIINADYVLDVGPGAGIHGGKIVAQGTYEEFKKQNSVTAQYISGERSIEVPKTRSKGNGNKLVLKGATGNNLKGIDVDFPLGTFICVTGVSGGGKSSLITETLYPILKQHFYGSHQKPLPYKSIKGLEHLDKVIEIDQSPIGRTPRSNPATYVGVFQDIRNLFTQLPEAKIRGYKPGRFSFNVKGGRCETCKGGGMRLIEMNFLPDVYVQCEECNGRRYNRETLEVRYRGKSISDVLDMSIEQACEFFEGVPFILRKIQTMKDVGLGYVTLGQSSTTLSGGEAQRVKLATELSKKDTGNTFYILDEPTTGLHFEDVRILLDVLNKLVERGNTVLVIEHNLDVIKVADHIIDLGPEGGHRGGQIVATGTPEQIVKVKESFTGLFLKEEL
- a CDS encoding DNA adenine methylase, translated to MSTFYSPLRYPGGKAKLSTFLAEIIRSNELQGGTYVEAYAGGSGAALKLLFSNIVDKIVLNDLDEFVSSFWLSACKNTDELISLIHDTKITIDTYNRLKYNLSIPKELSTIEKGFTCFFLNRCNRSGILTAGPIGGKNQTGNWKLDARFNKSDLIERIKLIGLNKNKIEVYNLDSISFLENYFAHLPLENSKILIYLDPPYYKKGNDLYRLAYSDEHHKNLAKFIKNQNNYKWVLSYDDSQFIKNLYDDQRLEFLAMNYFASKVKIGEEVIFCSRNCVMPEKFINNSKYIFTPIKQKEFLKAFCSI
- the elbB gene encoding isoprenoid biosynthesis glyoxalase ElbB, which codes for MKIGVLLSGNGVYDGSEIHEAVLSLLAIDEAGAEWICLAPNYNQHHVINHTTGQEMPETRNILIEAARIARGNIKDIEGFDINEIDGLVMPGGFGAAKNFTQWAFKGAEGPINPLIKDFLARVMQAGKPIAALCVSPVVLAKALEGSGTHPKLTLGTDKDPSPYDIKADSEGLAAMGAQPQMKTINEILVDEENKLISAPCYMMEVSIKQVRANAKMAIDKLIEMTGTK